The following DNA comes from Aquipuribacter hungaricus.
CGTTCTTGGTGCCGCGGTGGATGGTGAGCGCGGAGCGGGCGGAGACGTCGCCGCGCTGCGGGTACTTGCGCACGGCGCGCTCCTCGAAGCGGGGGTACATCGACTTCGGCGGGAACATGCCGTGCGTGAACTCCTCGGAGTCGTCGAACTGGGTGCCCGGGGCCACCTCGAACGGCCCCATGTCCTCGGCGGTGTCGACGCCCGTGAGGTTGAAGGCCAGCGAGGTGAGGCGGCCGGTGCGCCGGGTCTCGTCGGGCATGGGGAAGTCGCGGTGCCAGGGCTGGTTCATCGCGCCCTCGCCGGGGACGTCGAAGCCGAGCTCGACGATCTCGTAGTCCTCGCCGAGCACCGCCGTGCAGACCTGGCGGACCCACGGGTGGTCGACGAGGTCGACGAAGCCGCGCATCTGCTCGGGGTGGATCTCGACGTAGTAGCGGTTGGGGCCGCGGCCGACGGCGCCGTCGGGGCGGGAGAGCGCCTCTGCCAGCGCGGTCTCGATGTCCTCGCGCATGCGGTCGGCCCAGTCCGGCGTGAAGGCGCCCTTGCGGGCGGTGATCCCGTCGCCGTAGAGGGCCTCGACGATGGCGCGGGTCTCGTCGTCCGCGCCCTCGGGCACGAACGGGGTCTGGGTCGCTGTCTGCTGGTCCACGGGGGTGTCTCCTTCGACGACCGGTCTGGGGCGGCACCAGTATTGCCACGTTGCATGCAACGTGGCAAGCGCCTGCGGCTGGCATAGTGCCGACCATGCCGACGAGCCTC
Coding sequences within:
- a CDS encoding phytanoyl-CoA dioxygenase family protein; this encodes MDQQTATQTPFVPEGADDETRAIVEALYGDGITARKGAFTPDWADRMREDIETALAEALSRPDGAVGRGPNRYYVEIHPEQMRGFVDLVDHPWVRQVCTAVLGEDYEIVELGFDVPGEGAMNQPWHRDFPMPDETRRTGRLTSLAFNLTGVDTAEDMGPFEVAPGTQFDDSEEFTHGMFPPKSMYPRFEERAVRKYPQRGDVSARSALTIHRGTKNESAKSRPVLVLGVDAPGAGNAEHHDMAVTRGYWEQLPQRVRDHMRCPVVDELTPITQKHTIEGLVMGEA